Within Lactobacillus amylovorus DSM 20531, the genomic segment TCAAATTTTTTAAAAGCAAATTTTTTATACTCATTAAAGTTGTCTTGATCAATATATACTACATCAAATTTATTAAATAAATGGTTGCTGCCAATATTTTTAGTTCGTAAGATCAAGAGCTGCTTTTGTGCAACATATTCTTTGCTTTTAAATGCATATCCATTCTGAATTGTAGCTATATTTGATAGTTTAGTACGCGTGGTGCTAGTTAAATCGTTTTAGTTAATAAAAAAGTCCAATCGGACTAGACTCAAGTTGTAGTATCAAAAAGAAAAGAGTCTGATCTGATTGAACTGCCTTAAGCTTAAGCGTTTTAGCCACCATTTACAAGTTAGTTTTAAAGATTTAGTGATAATTTGTCGGCACTGGTATCGTTTGTATGCACCGGCTGAGTTTACTCATCGGCGAAATATTGATCAAATTAAAACTACGGACAGTCTGATTTTGGCTTTACTTATCTGGCAAGCTAAGACAGGAATTGAATCACAAAGAAGATTCTGTGAATGTTTCAATTGTTTATCACACTCACGTTTTAATCGGCGTTCACGTCAGCTATTGCAATTGATTTATCAGATACGGCAAGAAATGAATAAAAAGGTTGACCTGAATGGACAGTTCTTGATCATTGACAGCTTTCCGGTACCTGTTTGCCAACCAATTCGCAACTATCGTGCTAAAATTTTTCGCGGTTATGCCAACATTGGTTATAAGGCCACCAAGAAAATTTACTTCTATGGTTTCAAAGTTCATGCTATTGTTAGCGATGACGGTTACATTCTTGATTATGTCGTAACAAAGGCATCAGTTCATGATGCCAGGGAGACAGTTGAACTGATAGAAAATACCCATCCATCTAATTACTATCTTCTTGGCGACGAAGGCTATTTAGGCAAAGAACTGCATCAACAGCTAAAACAAATGGGTTATGAACTTTGGACACCATATCGTAAAAATATGACAGGAGCTAAAAAGCACAATGATCATCAATTGATGGCTATTCGCAGAACAATTGAAAGCGACTTTTCGCTTCTGACCTATTACAATGCCGAGAACAATCGAGCACGTAGTCTGATAGGCTTTCAAAGCCGGTTGGAAATTGCAATTTTAGCTTATAATTTGGCTTATTGTCTAGAACGATTTAACTAGCACCACGCGTAGTTTAGTAGTATCTTTATTAATTTGCTTTGTAAAAATTACATTAGCTAACTCAAGTAAATTATCATTTAATCCATTAACCATGGTCAAAGCCTTCATTATTAGCTAAAATGAAATTATAAGTTTAGTAATAGGAGATCTTAGACTATGAAAAAGAGTGCATATTTATCAGAAGAGGACTTAGAAGATTTAGCACTCGATAGACTCAAAGAAATTGGCTATCAAGTTCTTAAGAGTGAAAGTTATACAAAAGCAAATTCTGAAATAGACGCTGAGCGAGGAAAAGATCCAGAAAATTCGATCTTAAAACCTCGCCTTTTGGCGTCCTTAAAAAAATTAAACCCAGGATATAGTGATAAAGTTTATAAATCTGCATATAAGCAATTTGTTAAGCTTGCTGACAATCCTGATTTAATGATTAATAACCACCAGTTACATAAGTTAATTATTGGTGGAGCTAAAGTAAAAATGTCAGAAAAGGGACAGCAACGAACTGTAACTTTGTATCCAATTGATTTTAAAAATATTGATAATAATGATTTATTAGTTACTGATCAATTTACATCAAAATACGGTGACAATAGTCGTCGAATAGATGTTTCTATTTTTATCAATGGACTGCCTTTAGTTACTTTTGAGCTCAAGAATATGAGTAATGAAAAGACCACCATAGAAGATGCATATAACCAACTCCAAACTTATAAAGCGGAAATCCCAAATTATATGCAATATAACGAGATTTTGATTATATCTGATGGAGTAAATGCTCAGGCGGGTACTTTGACTTCTGGATTTGATAGGTTTATGCGTTGGCGCGCACCTAAACAAGTAAGTGATCTTTCAGATCTTCAACTTGAAACAATGATTAGGTATATGTTAAATCCAAAAGACCTGCTTAATCTTATTCAAAATTTCATTATTTTTGAAACTAATGGTGATAAAACTATAAAAATTGTAGCTGCTTATCATCAGTATTATATGGTGAATAAAGCTGTTCTTGCGGCAAAAAGGACCTTAGCTAATCCTAATGATAAAAGAATAGGCGTGGTTTGGCATACAACTGGTTCAGGTAAATCACTATCAATGGTATTTTTCTCAGGTATTGTTTCAAGAAAGCTAGGTAACCCAGCAATTTTGGTGCTTAATGATCGAAACGATTTAGATGATCAACTTTTTGAGACTTTTGATAAAGCTCATGAATATCTTCAGCAAAATCCAGATCATGCTGAAAATAGTGAAGAAGTACGAGATTACATGTCACGAAATTCTGGTGGTATCGTCTTTAGTACAATTCAAAAATTCTCACCTGATTTTGAAAAAGGTGAAACTAAAATGCCAGTATTGACGAAACGATCTGATGTTATTGTTATAGCTGATGAGGCACATAGAACGCAATATGGCTTAGAAGCTAAAATAACTAAAAATGGACTTCGGTATGGATATGCAAAATACTTGAGAGATGCTTTGCCTAATGCTTCATTTATTGGATTTACTGGTACTCCGATTAACTTAGCTGATAAGTCAACTACTGCAGTATTTGGTAAGTATATTGATATTTATGATATAACCCAAGCTGTTAATGACCATGCGACTGTGCGTATTTATTATGAAAGTCATGTTATTCCGCTCAAGTTAAAAAAAGGATCGGAAGAAGAATACAAACGTTTAATTAAAGATGTTGGATTGAATGATAATCCGGATGAACCGGATAATATTCGAAGAAATAAAGAATTTACACGATTAGAGGTTTTAGCAGGTTCTAAGCCTAGACTTGAGAAAATTGCTAGACATTTTATTAAACATTTTGCAGCTCGTAGAAAAGAAGAATTTGGCAAAGCAATGATTGTTGAATTATCTCGTCAAAATGCTGTTCGTTTATATAATGAAATAATAAAATTAAAACCTAATTGGGCTAGTGATGATATTAATAAGGGAAAGATAAAAATTATAATGACGACATCAGCCTCTGATGGACCTGAATTAGCTAAATTTAAGACTTCCAAACATGATCGAGCTATTCTAGAAAAACGAATGAAGGATAATAATGATGAGCTTTCTGTAGTCATTGTCGTTGATATGTGGTTAACGGGATTTGATTCACCAAGTCTTAATACGATGTATATTGACAAACCAATGCATGGGCATAATTTGATCCAGGCTATTGCTCGCGTTAACCGAGTATTTAAAGATAAGGATAGTGGATTAATCGTTGATTATATTGGAATAGCTGATCAATTAAAATCAGCTTTAAGTTTCTACTCTAAAACAGATCAAAATCAAGTAGGTATTGATGTTAATAAAGCATTGAATTTATTAAAAGAAAAATTTGAAATTATCAAGAATGATTTTCTTTACGGTATTGATTATTCCGAATTTGATTCTAATAATTCGGCTGAGCGGATACAAACTGTTACTAAAGTTGCCAATGAAATCCTAGCTGAAGATAAAGAAACACAACAGAAGTTTTTAGATACTGTGTTAGAGGCACAAAAAGCTTTTGCTTTGGTATCGACTTTTGATGAAGCACAAAAAATGGCGCCAGAAATTGCATTTTTTGTCACGGTTAAAGCTTTTATTAATAAATTAAATAATGCTGGATCTGTTTCAGGTGGCAGTAAACAAACAAATGATTCTAAAATTGTAAAATATCGTATTAGACAATATTTAGATCAGTCTATAATTTCAGAACCATATGTAGATATATATAAAGATATGGGGCTTGAAAAGCCTAATTTAGATGTCATTTCGGATGAATTCTTAAAAAAGATTCAAAAGATGCCAGAACAAAATATTGCTATTATTGTTCTACAAAAATTACTTGAGGGTAAAATAAAATCTTATCAAAGAAAGAATCTAGTTCAAGGTAAGAAATTTAATGACATGCTTAAGGATGCAATTGAAAAATATAATGTAAGAGGGATTACAAGCGAGATTGTCATTCGTGAATTAATTGAAATGGCAAAAAAGATGAATGCAGAGCAAGAAAAAGGAAAAGATCTGGGTTTATCTGATGAAGAAATTGCTTTTTACGATGCTCTAGCAAATCATGAAAAGGCAGTTCAAGTTCTTGGAGAAGAAAAACTTCATATAATTGCAGCTGAATTAGTAAAAATTGTGAAAAAAGAATCAGGAGTTGATTGGCAACGACGTAGAAATGTTCAAGCTAAAATGAGAGTTGCAGTAAAACATCTTCTTAGAAAATACGGATATCCACCTGATATTGCTCCTAAAGCTGTTGATACTGTTGTTAGTCAAGCTGAAAGATTGGCTTCGAATGAATCTGAAGATTAATTTATAAGAAAGTGCATCTATGTCAAATACAAACAAAAGTTATAGTGTAGACCACACTAATGTAGGAACATTACTTCATTGGATTGAAGAAGACAAAATAGGTCTCCCAGAAATGCAACGACCTTTTGTATGGAAGTCAGTACAGGTTAGGGATTTAATTGACTCATTATATCGAGGATATCCTATTGGTTTTATTGTCACTTGGCAAAATCCTGATGCTGCATTAAAGAATGGTAGTAAAGGTCAAAATAAAGAAATTATTATTGACGGCCAACAGAGAATCACAGCTTTAAAGGCAGCATTAGAAGGGCATAAAATAGTTGATGATAAGTATTTGTCTAAACGAATTTATATTGCATTTAATCCAACTACTGAGGAATTTGCTACTAGAAGTGCTGCTATTGCAAAAGATCCTAAATGGATTCCAGATATATCAATTTTTAATCAACCTAGTTTTGATGAATTTGAATACGTTATTAATAATAGTCAAAGTTTAGGATTACCTGGTAATAAACTTAATGCAATTATTCAAAAGTTAAAAGCAATTTCTGAGTCTGAAATTGGAGTTATTAATTTAGATAGTAAATTACCAATTGATCAAGTAACTGATATTTTTAATAGAATTAATCAAAAAGGGACAAGACTATCATCGGCTGATTTTGCTATATCAAGATTATCTTCTGATGTGACACATCATGGTAATGATTTGAGAAAAGAAATTGAATACTTCATTCAAATTTATAATGATGCTGCATTAGCCGATAATATTAAGCAAATGGATCCAGATTTTGCAGATTCAGAGTACTATCAGCATATTGCTTGGGCTAAAAATGAGAATACTACGATTTTTGATCCAGATTTTGGTGACTTATTACATATTTGTTTAGGAATTGGCTTTCTTCGTGGTCGATTATCACAATTAATAAGTTTAATTTCAGGACGTGATTTTGAAACTAAAACTTATACAGAGGAGGCAATGGCAAAGTCATATCAAAAATTAAATGAAACAATTCAATATGTATTAAACGAGAGCAATTTTAAACGCTATATTTTATTGTTAAAGAGTTTAGGTATAGTGGATAAAAGTTATGCTAAGTTGCCTGATTCTTACACTAATTTTGGCTACATTCTTTATTTGTATTTGAAAAAGTATACCAGTTTTAATAATGATGAGATAGAAAAATATACTAAACAGTGGATCTTAATGTCAGCCTTAACTAAACGCTATGGTTCAAGTCCGGAGACAGGATTTGATAAAGACTTACGTTTATTAGTTGAAAATAATTCTAATAATCAATTGGTTGAATTTTTTAACAATGTAATTACAGATAATTTAACTGATGAATTTTGGAATTTGACTTTACCTAATAATCTTGTGGCACAAACTACTCAACTGACAAATTGGCGAATTTTTCAAATGTCACAAATACATGCTAAAAGTCATGCTTGGTTAGAAAAAGATAAATTTACAGCAGATACTATTAACGAACAAGGAAATATTCATCATATTTTTCCAAAAGCATATTTACGTAAAAATGGTTTTAAACAAAGTGAATATAATCAGGTAGCAAATTATGT encodes:
- a CDS encoding GmrSD restriction endonuclease domain-containing protein yields the protein MSNTNKSYSVDHTNVGTLLHWIEEDKIGLPEMQRPFVWKSVQVRDLIDSLYRGYPIGFIVTWQNPDAALKNGSKGQNKEIIIDGQQRITALKAALEGHKIVDDKYLSKRIYIAFNPTTEEFATRSAAIAKDPKWIPDISIFNQPSFDEFEYVINNSQSLGLPGNKLNAIIQKLKAISESEIGVINLDSKLPIDQVTDIFNRINQKGTRLSSADFAISRLSSDVTHHGNDLRKEIEYFIQIYNDAALADNIKQMDPDFADSEYYQHIAWAKNENTTIFDPDFGDLLHICLGIGFLRGRLSQLISLISGRDFETKTYTEEAMAKSYQKLNETIQYVLNESNFKRYILLLKSLGIVDKSYAKLPDSYTNFGYILYLYLKKYTSFNNDEIEKYTKQWILMSALTKRYGSSPETGFDKDLRLLVENNSNNQLVEFFNNVITDNLTDEFWNLTLPNNLVAQTTQLTNWRIFQMSQIHAKSHAWLEKDKFTADTINEQGNIHHIFPKAYLRKNGFKQSEYNQVANYVWITQPRNLEIGDRAPKDYMTDMETTKYHSGENDQANAIPADLNELDYHQYNHFLNERRKLMSQNIRKFFNSL
- a CDS encoding type I restriction endonuclease subunit R — protein: MKKSAYLSEEDLEDLALDRLKEIGYQVLKSESYTKANSEIDAERGKDPENSILKPRLLASLKKLNPGYSDKVYKSAYKQFVKLADNPDLMINNHQLHKLIIGGAKVKMSEKGQQRTVTLYPIDFKNIDNNDLLVTDQFTSKYGDNSRRIDVSIFINGLPLVTFELKNMSNEKTTIEDAYNQLQTYKAEIPNYMQYNEILIISDGVNAQAGTLTSGFDRFMRWRAPKQVSDLSDLQLETMIRYMLNPKDLLNLIQNFIIFETNGDKTIKIVAAYHQYYMVNKAVLAAKRTLANPNDKRIGVVWHTTGSGKSLSMVFFSGIVSRKLGNPAILVLNDRNDLDDQLFETFDKAHEYLQQNPDHAENSEEVRDYMSRNSGGIVFSTIQKFSPDFEKGETKMPVLTKRSDVIVIADEAHRTQYGLEAKITKNGLRYGYAKYLRDALPNASFIGFTGTPINLADKSTTAVFGKYIDIYDITQAVNDHATVRIYYESHVIPLKLKKGSEEEYKRLIKDVGLNDNPDEPDNIRRNKEFTRLEVLAGSKPRLEKIARHFIKHFAARRKEEFGKAMIVELSRQNAVRLYNEIIKLKPNWASDDINKGKIKIIMTTSASDGPELAKFKTSKHDRAILEKRMKDNNDELSVVIVVDMWLTGFDSPSLNTMYIDKPMHGHNLIQAIARVNRVFKDKDSGLIVDYIGIADQLKSALSFYSKTDQNQVGIDVNKALNLLKEKFEIIKNDFLYGIDYSEFDSNNSAERIQTVTKVANEILAEDKETQQKFLDTVLEAQKAFALVSTFDEAQKMAPEIAFFVTVKAFINKLNNAGSVSGGSKQTNDSKIVKYRIRQYLDQSIISEPYVDIYKDMGLEKPNLDVISDEFLKKIQKMPEQNIAIIVLQKLLEGKIKSYQRKNLVQGKKFNDMLKDAIEKYNVRGITSEIVIRELIEMAKKMNAEQEKGKDLGLSDEEIAFYDALANHEKAVQVLGEEKLHIIAAELVKIVKKESGVDWQRRRNVQAKMRVAVKHLLRKYGYPPDIAPKAVDTVVSQAERLASNESED
- a CDS encoding IS982 family transposase — encoded protein: MNCLKLKRFSHHLQVSFKDLVIICRHWYRLYAPAEFTHRRNIDQIKTTDSLILALLIWQAKTGIESQRRFCECFNCLSHSRFNRRSRQLLQLIYQIRQEMNKKVDLNGQFLIIDSFPVPVCQPIRNYRAKIFRGYANIGYKATKKIYFYGFKVHAIVSDDGYILDYVVTKASVHDARETVELIENTHPSNYYLLGDEGYLGKELHQQLKQMGYELWTPYRKNMTGAKKHNDHQLMAIRRTIESDFSLLTYYNAENNRARSLIGFQSRLEIAILAYNLAYCLERFN